A window of bacterium genomic DNA:
CTCTGCACTGCGAATCGGACGGTATAAAATTATCGTTTCTGTATTACAATCCGCCGCGGTTGTTCCCGGCCATCACCTGGCAGAACATTAATCTGGCCGACTGGCGCGATATTTCCGCCGAGAAAATGAAAGCCATATCCCAGCGGGGATCAAAAAAAGATTTCGTCGACCTGTACGTCGTTATTAAGCTAAAATCAACCATCGAGCAGGTCTGCCAGACCTTCAAAGACCGTTTTTCATCATCGACCATCAATTATTATCATGTCCTGCGCAGCCTGACTTTTTTCGAGGAAGCCGAGGAAGAACCGGCGCCGGTTATGGTCATGAAAGGCGTCGATTGGGAATGGAAAGTAATTAAGGAATTTTTCCTTAGAAATATTCAGGTATTCGAAAAACAACTGTCGTCTTGATATATTAAAACTCAACGCCGAGATTGTAGATAATCATGGTAATACTGCAAACTAACGCATTCACCATTAGGACGGTTGAAAAAGATGATTTCCCTGCTATTTTAAAAGTATACAAGCAATCAGAAGACTTTCTGGCTTTGGGACCCATGCCAAACGCTTCGATTGAGATGGTTCTTAAAGATATCAAACATTCAAAAGAAGAAAAAGGGGAATACTGCGGGATATGGGATCTGAAAGGTAATCTCATGGGAATAGTCGATTTTATTCCTATATTGGAGGATAAGGAATCAAGCTTTCTGTCCCTGATCATGATCTCAACTGATTATCGCGACAAAGGTCTGGGTGGCAAGGTCGTTCAAGCTTTAGAAAGCCATTTAACACAGAAGTACTTGGTTAAAGGAATATTATCAGCAGTCCAAACCAATAACAGGAAAGCTATACGTTTTTGGAAGAGATGTGGATATATTGTAGAGACAATCCCTGAAAAAAGACATGATGAAACCGTGATTTTCAAAATGAAAAAAGCGCTTTGATTTACAGTTTCTGAGCCATCAGGGAAAAGAGAAACGGGATATCTTTCCGGCCGTTCGGTAAAGACCACCACCCATCCTCGCCTTTTTCCAAGAACGGAAATGATTGATGCCGCTCTTGAGTTCACGCGACTCATCGTCGTTGTCAAACACGTTCGCAAACGGATGCCCTTCAACTATGTAAGATATACCGCAATTTATCAATTATTGACAATATTAACGATCCCAACGACATTAACGCCATTAACGGCATTCTTTGATTTATACCCTTGCGCATAACGGATTTCAGCGTATAATATAGTAGTACTTCTAAGGAGGTCTTTATGCATACGATCAAATCATTTTCGATAAAATTTGTCGTGTTTTGTTCGATCCTGTGTTTTTTCAACCTGAGCCATGCGGGCTGGCTAACCGTATTCCAAAGCGACTCTTTTGACCTGAAAAGCATACATTTCCCGGTGGACGCGCAAACCGGCTACGCGGTTGGATATGGCTACAATGAAGCATGTGTTTTCAAGACTACCAATGGCGGCTGGACATGGAACCCGCAAG
This region includes:
- a CDS encoding nucleotidyl transferase AbiEii/AbiGii toxin family protein; translated protein: MFEEVLPVNAASILQRIAPHLKDFYLAGGTGLALQLGHRKSADFDFFNDHQFNIDLLISRISPDKILMSTEGTLHCESDGIKLSFLYYNPPRLFPAITWQNINLADWRDISAEKMKAISQRGSKKDFVDLYVVIKLKSTIEQVCQTFKDRFSSSTINYYHVLRSLTFFEEAEEEPAPVMVMKGVDWEWKVIKEFFLRNIQVFEKQLSS
- a CDS encoding GNAT family N-acetyltransferase; translation: MVILQTNAFTIRTVEKDDFPAILKVYKQSEDFLALGPMPNASIEMVLKDIKHSKEEKGEYCGIWDLKGNLMGIVDFIPILEDKESSFLSLIMISTDYRDKGLGGKVVQALESHLTQKYLVKGILSAVQTNNRKAIRFWKRCGYIVETIPEKRHDETVIFKMKKAL